From uncultured Desulfobacter sp.:
ATTGTAGGCGGCCGATTTGATAAAGTAACCACGGTGTTGGAGGAGTTCGAGCCGGGGGACGAAAATTTTATTCACTCCTATGAGAAGATGGGCCTTGAATCACGACAGGTTGGAGATGTTGAAGGAAGGGAAGTAGAAGTCAAGGTGCCGGCAAGGCTTCATCTTAACGTGTTTGATATGAACCGGTTCAATTTGAATCGCCCCGGTGGCGGTGGTCTTGGGGTGAGTATTGGTGTTTATTTCTATGCGAAAGTGAAGGCGATTCCCGAGCCGGTTATTCGCACCACAGGCGAACGCCAACTGATCATGGCGCATTACGGACATATTTTTAAAAAGTTATTGGGGTATGACGGTGGGTTTGAAATAGAACTTCAAGACCATAAGCGCCGGCATGTGGGGCTCGGCTCTTCCATCGGTTCCATGTGTGCCGTGTGTATCGGTATGAATGAAGTTCTAGGCAGGCCCTTTTATGGGTGGGAACTGAGGCGGATTATGGGATTTCACGCCTGTGAGGAGAGCCCTGTGAATGAACAATATCTGCTTCCGGCCTTTGAAACCGGCATCGGTGCCATGGTGAGTATCAACGGCGGCTGGGTGGTTGCCAGTGATGACCTGGTGCTGGTTCAGCGTGTGGCTCTGCCGGATACCAAGGTGCTGATGTTCATCCCGGAGGTCGATACCTTGACGGACGAATTCCAAGGGAAGGAGACCGCTGCTGAATCCGAAGTCGAGCTTTTAATGAGGCGGGCAAGAACCCTTGATACGCTTCAGGTTGGTGCCAAGGCACAAATTGTCCTGATGGACATGATACCCGCAATGATTCGAAATGATCTTAAAAAGATGGGAGATGCCCTTTTTGAACTGACGCATATGGGATCCAAACGGGCCGAATGCGAACAACACGGTGCTTTTGGGACGCCCATATACAGCTATATTAATGCCTTTCGAGGAATGGGGATTGAGGTTGCCGGCATGAGTTCCGTGGGACCCACGATTTTTGCATTGACCCGAGATCAGGATGCATATGATCGGGCGCTGAACTATCTTAAATCAAAAATATTTCAGACACGCGTATTATCGAAACCGAAGTTGACAACGTAGGTGGTACGATTACGGAAAACGGTGTTGAAAGAACTTTTATAAATGACACCTGGCTTCAAGGATAAGTCTTATGACAAGCGGTTATAAAGCGAAAATTTGCGGCACCACCAATGTGGAAGATGCTGAAATGGCGGCCCGTGAAGGGGCTGATTTTTTTGGCGTGGTGGTGGAGGTCGATTTTTCCCCGAGGTCTTTGACTATTGAAGCGGCTAAACCTCTTTTTTCGTCGCCCCCCCTTCCGCCGGTGGCTTTGGTTTACAATATGGCATCAACGCGTGTTGAAACGCTTATTCAACAACTGAAGCCATTTGCCGTACAATTTTTAAGTTTGGCGGAAGCGTCTTTTGTCACATATTTGAAAAATACCTATCCGAGTGTTGAAATATGGCAGTCGGTCCATTTGCCCCAAGCGGGTGAAACGGTGGATGTAGAAAATTTTCAAAAAACGATTCAAACTTCTGTGACAGCCGGTATTGACGCCCTTCTTTTTGATACCGCCGCCTTGTCCAAAGGAAAAATGAAATTTGGCGGCACAGGCGTCACTTCGGATTGGGACATCGTTAAGGAACTGATGGATTCGATGCGGGGTACGGTGCCCATTTGGCTGGCCGGCGGGATTAATCCCGGCAATGTAGGAGAGGCCATTGACAAAATCAACCCTTACGGGATTGATTTA
This genomic window contains:
- a CDS encoding sugar kinase; translation: MDSQDSTQQKQKVEIDIVGGRFDKVTTVLEEFEPGDENFIHSYEKMGLESRQVGDVEGREVEVKVPARLHLNVFDMNRFNLNRPGGGGLGVSIGVYFYAKVKAIPEPVIRTTGERQLIMAHYGHIFKKLLGYDGGFEIELQDHKRRHVGLGSSIGSMCAVCIGMNEVLGRPFYGWELRRIMGFHACEESPVNEQYLLPAFETGIGAMVSINGGWVVASDDLVLVQRVALPDTKVLMFIPEVDTLTDEFQGKETAAESEVELLMRRARTLDTLQVGAKAQIVLMDMIPAMIRNDLKKMGDALFELTHMGSKRAECEQHGAFGTPIYSYINAFRGMGIEVAGMSSVGPTIFALTRDQDAYDRALNYLKSKIFQTRVLSKPKLTT
- a CDS encoding phosphoribosylanthranilate isomerase, with the protein product MTSGYKAKICGTTNVEDAEMAAREGADFFGVVVEVDFSPRSLTIEAAKPLFSSPPLPPVALVYNMASTRVETLIQQLKPFAVQFLSLAEASFVTYLKNTYPSVEIWQSVHLPQAGETVDVENFQKTIQTSVTAGIDALLFDTAALSKGKMKFGGTGVTSDWDIVKELMDSMRGTVPIWLAGGINPGNVGEAIDKINPYGIDLCSGVEATRGKKDAAKLRSLMTTIRGKHSN